Proteins from one Lepidochelys kempii isolate rLepKem1 chromosome 6, rLepKem1.hap2, whole genome shotgun sequence genomic window:
- the ZBTB25 gene encoding zinc finger and BTB domain-containing protein 25 isoform X1 yields MCRNTMDTASHSLVLLQQLNMQREFGFLCDCTVAIGDVYFKAHRAVLAAFSNYFKMIFIHQTSDCIKIQPTDIQPDIFSYLLHIMYTGKGPKQTVNPSRLEEGIRFLHADYLSHIAIKMNQILSPETMQSSNLYGIQISTAHKATKEGLGAKENLTNASNRSANPGDHPQLQLSLAIGLDDGTLEQQITHPSTQATGVAKPVEELQKSSVSIKQEKCDPEPVMSQSHVSPAPDVSRTNLKMHLCHYCGERFDSRGNLREHLHTHVSGSLPFGVPASILESNDLGEVQPITEKGEAIESHRLGTFLRKEKEHPSEHPNHSNTEPLQYGQWSLVSKDTEPVELNCNFSFSRKRKISCTVCGHKFLRKSQLLEHMYAHKGKQYKYNRGQRFGNPVAHRFHPYCDSWSDCPVKSARLSQDHLDSSCASESDLAPENVDAILVE; encoded by the exons atgtgcag AAACACCATGGATACAGCTAGCCACAGTTTAGTCCTCCTGCAGCAATTGAACATGCAGCGTGAGTTTGGTTTTCTGTGTGACTGCACCGTTGCAATAGGAGATGTTTACTTCAAGGCCCACAGAGCAGTGCTAGCTGCTTTTTCGAACTACTTTAAGATGATATTTATTCACCAGACAAG TGACTGCATAAAGATTCAGCCTACAGATATCCAACCAGACATATTCAGTTACTTGTTGCACATCATGTACACTGGAAAAGGTCCAAAGCAGACTGTCAACCCCAGCCGGCTGGAGGAGGGCATTCGATTTCTCCATGCAGACTACCTTTCCCATATTGCAATTAAAATGAACCAGATACTTTCCCCAGAGACGATGCAGTCTTCAAACTTATATGGAATTCAGATTTCAACCGCACACAAAGCAACAAAGGAAGGTCTTGGAGCAAAAGAAAATCTGACAAATGCCAGCAACAGGTCTGCTAACCCGGGCGATCACCCACAGTTACAGCTCTCACTTGCCATTGGACTAGATGATGGTACCCTCGAACAACAGATCACCCATCCTTCCACCCAAGCAACTGGGGTTGCCAAACCAGTGGAGGAGCTTCAGAAATCATCTGTGTCTATAAAGCAGGAGAAATGTGACCCCGAGCCAGTGATGTCCCAAAGTCACGTGTCGCCCGCTCCAGATGTTTCTAGAACTAATCTCAAAATGCATTTATGTCATTACTGTGGGGAGCGCTTTGATTCCCGTGGGAATTTGCGGGAACACTTGCATACTCATGTCTCCGGCTCACTTCCCTTTGGCGTCCCAGCCTCCATCCTGGAGAGCAATGACCTTGGTGAAGTGCAGCCTATTACTGAAAAGGGGGAAGCTATTGAAAGTCATCGGCTTGGTACCTTCCTAAGGAAAGAGAAGGAGCATCCGTCAGAACATCCAAACCATAGTAACACAGAGCCCTTACAGTATGGCCAGTGGTCGCTAGTCTCCAAAGACACTGAGCCTGTGGAGTTAAACTGCAACTTTTCTTTttcaagaaagagaaaaatcagtTGCACAGTCTGTGGCCACAAATTTCTCCGAAAGAGCCAGTTGCTGGAACACATGTACGCCCACAAAGGGAAACAATACAAATATAACCGAGGCCAAAGGTTTGGTAACCCAGTAGCCCACAGGTTTCATCCTTATTGTGACAGTTGGTCTGACTGTCCAGTAAAAAGTGCCAGGCTCTCTCAAGATCACCTAGATTCATCATGTGCATCGGAGTCTGATCTTGCTCCAGAAAATGTTGATGCGATCCTCGTAGAATAG
- the ZBTB25 gene encoding zinc finger and BTB domain-containing protein 25 isoform X2: protein MDTASHSLVLLQQLNMQREFGFLCDCTVAIGDVYFKAHRAVLAAFSNYFKMIFIHQTSDCIKIQPTDIQPDIFSYLLHIMYTGKGPKQTVNPSRLEEGIRFLHADYLSHIAIKMNQILSPETMQSSNLYGIQISTAHKATKEGLGAKENLTNASNRSANPGDHPQLQLSLAIGLDDGTLEQQITHPSTQATGVAKPVEELQKSSVSIKQEKCDPEPVMSQSHVSPAPDVSRTNLKMHLCHYCGERFDSRGNLREHLHTHVSGSLPFGVPASILESNDLGEVQPITEKGEAIESHRLGTFLRKEKEHPSEHPNHSNTEPLQYGQWSLVSKDTEPVELNCNFSFSRKRKISCTVCGHKFLRKSQLLEHMYAHKGKQYKYNRGQRFGNPVAHRFHPYCDSWSDCPVKSARLSQDHLDSSCASESDLAPENVDAILVE from the exons ATGGATACAGCTAGCCACAGTTTAGTCCTCCTGCAGCAATTGAACATGCAGCGTGAGTTTGGTTTTCTGTGTGACTGCACCGTTGCAATAGGAGATGTTTACTTCAAGGCCCACAGAGCAGTGCTAGCTGCTTTTTCGAACTACTTTAAGATGATATTTATTCACCAGACAAG TGACTGCATAAAGATTCAGCCTACAGATATCCAACCAGACATATTCAGTTACTTGTTGCACATCATGTACACTGGAAAAGGTCCAAAGCAGACTGTCAACCCCAGCCGGCTGGAGGAGGGCATTCGATTTCTCCATGCAGACTACCTTTCCCATATTGCAATTAAAATGAACCAGATACTTTCCCCAGAGACGATGCAGTCTTCAAACTTATATGGAATTCAGATTTCAACCGCACACAAAGCAACAAAGGAAGGTCTTGGAGCAAAAGAAAATCTGACAAATGCCAGCAACAGGTCTGCTAACCCGGGCGATCACCCACAGTTACAGCTCTCACTTGCCATTGGACTAGATGATGGTACCCTCGAACAACAGATCACCCATCCTTCCACCCAAGCAACTGGGGTTGCCAAACCAGTGGAGGAGCTTCAGAAATCATCTGTGTCTATAAAGCAGGAGAAATGTGACCCCGAGCCAGTGATGTCCCAAAGTCACGTGTCGCCCGCTCCAGATGTTTCTAGAACTAATCTCAAAATGCATTTATGTCATTACTGTGGGGAGCGCTTTGATTCCCGTGGGAATTTGCGGGAACACTTGCATACTCATGTCTCCGGCTCACTTCCCTTTGGCGTCCCAGCCTCCATCCTGGAGAGCAATGACCTTGGTGAAGTGCAGCCTATTACTGAAAAGGGGGAAGCTATTGAAAGTCATCGGCTTGGTACCTTCCTAAGGAAAGAGAAGGAGCATCCGTCAGAACATCCAAACCATAGTAACACAGAGCCCTTACAGTATGGCCAGTGGTCGCTAGTCTCCAAAGACACTGAGCCTGTGGAGTTAAACTGCAACTTTTCTTTttcaagaaagagaaaaatcagtTGCACAGTCTGTGGCCACAAATTTCTCCGAAAGAGCCAGTTGCTGGAACACATGTACGCCCACAAAGGGAAACAATACAAATATAACCGAGGCCAAAGGTTTGGTAACCCAGTAGCCCACAGGTTTCATCCTTATTGTGACAGTTGGTCTGACTGTCCAGTAAAAAGTGCCAGGCTCTCTCAAGATCACCTAGATTCATCATGTGCATCGGAGTCTGATCTTGCTCCAGAAAATGTTGATGCGATCCTCGTAGAATAG